Proteins encoded by one window of Bacillus sp. DTU_2020_1000418_1_SI_GHA_SEK_038:
- a CDS encoding fumarate hydratase C-terminal domain-containing protein yields MAHYRLKAPLTDEDIKKLYAGDTVTLDGIIFGIRDANLIRLFDKKVDLPADLVPQLQGSIGLHTAPGVRKLEDGTYEKVSIGTTTSYRMDRFTRGLMQDYGMKVIIGKGGLLEDGSQACVDFNGCYFSILGGSAALETTQVEAIEDVWWEDLMPEAIWKFRVKDFGPLIVSIDSHGNNKYKDIKKIAKANLDQILNQI; encoded by the coding sequence ATGGCACATTATAGATTAAAGGCTCCGTTGACAGATGAGGATATTAAGAAGTTATATGCTGGGGATACAGTCACTTTAGATGGGATCATTTTCGGAATCCGTGATGCAAATCTAATCCGTCTCTTTGATAAGAAGGTGGATCTGCCAGCTGACCTTGTTCCCCAATTACAAGGATCAATCGGTCTCCATACGGCTCCGGGAGTAAGAAAGTTAGAGGACGGTACATACGAAAAGGTGAGCATTGGCACGACCACAAGCTATCGTATGGATCGTTTTACAAGGGGATTAATGCAAGATTATGGCATGAAAGTCATTATTGGAAAAGGAGGACTCCTCGAGGATGGGAGTCAGGCATGTGTTGATTTTAATGGTTGTTATTTCTCTATCCTAGGAGGATCGGCAGCATTGGAGACGACACAGGTAGAAGCCATTGAAGATGTATGGTGGGAAGATCTGATGCCTGAAGCCATATGGAAATTCAGGGTAAAGGATTTTGGGCCTTTAATTGTCTCTATTGATTCCCATGGGAACAATAAATACAAGGATATTAAGAAAATTGCAAAAGCAAATCTAGATCAAATATTAAATCAAATTTAA
- a CDS encoding sulfite exporter TauE/SafE family protein, giving the protein MYLTMLLIGFLSGMITGLLSIGGGIIVVFMLMFVFPLLTGKTFPMHTIAGFSIMQTFFSTLSGGFYYIRNKLVERKVVLIMGIPAFIGGMIGVLLASYSSDFLLRTIFAFLAVTAAIVMQIPYKSNEESEPFKFTIFSTILTVLACFMIGISGGLVGIAAGFIFVPLMIFVFKIPIKNAIGSSLLICFLLASGSLITKLSISSIPIGYAFMLIIGGIVGAQIGGRITKRLNSITLKRIAAYLILLVSIKLFFDIYS; this is encoded by the coding sequence ATGTATTTAACTATGTTGTTAATCGGTTTTTTATCTGGAATGATTACGGGCTTGTTATCAATTGGAGGAGGAATTATTGTAGTCTTTATGCTAATGTTTGTTTTTCCTTTGCTGACAGGTAAAACTTTCCCGATGCACACGATAGCTGGCTTTTCTATTATGCAAACTTTTTTTTCAACGCTTTCTGGCGGATTTTATTATATACGGAACAAACTTGTCGAACGCAAAGTAGTCTTAATTATGGGAATTCCAGCGTTTATTGGCGGTATGATTGGGGTTCTATTAGCTTCCTATTCCTCTGACTTTCTTTTACGTACCATCTTTGCTTTTCTGGCTGTTACGGCTGCCATTGTAATGCAAATTCCCTATAAATCAAATGAGGAATCGGAACCTTTTAAATTTACCATTTTTTCAACCATCCTAACTGTACTGGCCTGTTTTATGATAGGGATTTCAGGGGGATTAGTAGGAATTGCGGCGGGTTTTATTTTTGTTCCACTTATGATATTTGTTTTCAAAATTCCTATAAAAAATGCAATAGGATCCAGTCTGCTTATTTGTTTTCTTTTAGCATCGGGGAGTTTGATTACTAAACTGAGTATTAGCTCCATTCCAATAGGTTATGCGTTTATGCTGATTATAGGGGGAATCGTGGGTGCCCAAATTGGCGGCCGTATAACAAAAAGACTGAATTCAATAACATTAAAGAGAATTGCGGCGTACTTAATTCTGCTTGTAAGTATAAAGCTTTTCTTTGATATTTATTCTTGA
- a CDS encoding sulfite exporter TauE/SafE family protein — translation MEEGWIFLFLIVLISSLLQTSTGYGFSVISTPFLFLLYPVHTAIQISIILSLCLSIFMIFKIGKDIDKALLIRLIKGSSVGTLLGIPIYLYLDVTLLKIIVGVLILIFTVLLILKLTIKQTKKRDILTGGISGLLTTSMGIPGPPLLLYFSGSAMDKDSFRNIPLVYNLFVYLISLILQIIFSGTSSVAWTSSLISIPALFLGILLGQFFFKKVSQGTFRLISYLILLFTGGYLIIMNFFNVT, via the coding sequence ATGGAGGAAGGTTGGATCTTCCTATTCCTGATTGTCCTAATATCTTCTTTACTGCAAACAAGTACGGGCTACGGATTTTCAGTTATAAGCACACCGTTTTTATTTTTGCTCTACCCCGTGCATACGGCCATTCAAATTAGTATTATTCTTTCCCTTTGTCTTTCCATCTTTATGATCTTTAAAATAGGAAAAGACATCGATAAAGCCCTATTAATACGTTTAATAAAAGGAAGTAGTGTAGGAACCCTCTTAGGAATTCCGATTTATCTTTATTTGGATGTCACCCTGCTAAAGATCATCGTGGGTGTACTGATTCTGATTTTCACGGTTCTTCTTATTTTAAAATTAACCATCAAGCAAACAAAGAAAAGGGACATCTTGACTGGTGGAATATCTGGCCTTCTAACGACAAGCATGGGAATACCCGGTCCACCCTTGTTGCTTTATTTTTCTGGAAGTGCAATGGATAAAGATAGCTTTCGGAATATTCCATTAGTCTACAATCTCTTTGTCTACCTCATTAGCTTAATATTGCAAATCATATTTAGCGGTACGAGTTCAGTCGCTTGGACTTCTTCCCTTATATCCATTCCTGCGCTTTTTTTAGGCATATTGCTGGGACAGTTCTTTTTTAAGAAGGTCAGTCAGGGCACATTTCGATTGATTTCCTATCTGATTCTACTCTTTACAGGCGGTTATTTGATTATCATGAACTTCTTTAACGTTACTTAA